CAGGCCGGTGCCGTAGTACTTGCGGGTGGAGGAGTTGTCCGCCTGGGTAAAGCTCTCGAAGATGGTGTCCAGCTTCTGCCGGGGGATGCCGGGGCCGGTGTCCCGCACGCTGACGCACAGGCGGAAGCGTCCATCGGCTTCGAGCCCGCCCGCCTCGGCCTGAACCGTCACGGAGCCTGCGCCGGTGAACTTTACGGCGTTGCCCACCAGGTTGACCACGATCTGGCGGAGCCTGCCCGGGTCGCCGCGGACCAGCCGCGGCAGGTCCTGCGCCAGGGAGCAGTTGAGCGTCAGGCCCCTGTTCTGGGCCAGGGCGGTGAAAATGTTGACGGAACTGCGGACAGTCTCGGTGAGGTCGAAAACCACGTCCTCCAGTTCGAGCTTGCCCGCCTCGATCTTGGAGAAATCCAGGATGTCGTTGAGGATGTCCATCAGCGAGGCGGCGGACTGGCGCACCATGTCCAGGTAGTCCCGCTGCTTCTGGGTGAGCTCCGTGGAGAGCAGCAGCTCGCTCATGCCCAGGATGCCGTTCATGGGCGTGCGGATCTCGTGGCTCATGTTGGCCAGGAACTGGCTCTTGGCCCGGTTGGCGGCCTCGGCGGCCTCCTTCATGGTGGTCAGGTCCCGCTCCAGGCCCTTGCGCGAGCTGATGTCGCGCAGGGAGGCCAGGTAGACCAGTTCGCCGCCGTCCCAGCGAGAGCGCACCACGCGCATCTCCACGGTGGTCTGCCTGCCGTCGCGGGAGCGCAGGGCTATCTCCATGCTCCCATCAGGGATGAGGTTGTAGCCGAAGGGATCGCCGATGAGCTGCTCCGCGGTGGCCCCGAACATCCGCTCGGCGCACGGGTTGACGAAACGGATACGGCCTTCCATGTCCACCACGACGATGCCGTCGGCGTTGTTGACGATGATGTTCTGGAAGCGCTTCCCGGAAGAAATCAGGGCCGACTGGGCGATCTCCAACTGACGGCAGACCTTGGCCCTGTTCACAGCGCAGATGATGCTCTGCTCCAGCAGGCGGTTGTCCAGCTGGGAGCGTGGCAGGACCATGACCACGTTCTCCGACAGGGACGTGTGCAGGAACAGCGAGGAGCCGGAATCGCTGAAGCCGATCACGGGCATGGCCGAGAACACGGTGGCCAGGTCAGCCGGGGCGGTGTCGCCGGGGGAGGGCAGCGGCAGGCCGGCAAGGATCACGTCGAAACGTTGCAGAGCGAGCACTTCCCAGGCTTCGGCGACTGTGGCCGCGGTGTGGCAGATCGCATCGAACCGTTGCAGCCCCTGGAGCCGGTTGCGCAGGGACATCACGAAATCAGGGGACGGATCGATGATCAGCAATCTGAGGTAGGGGCTCGGGGGGTACTTCAGGATCATATGTTGAAACTCATAGCAGCTTTGTCCGCTATTGCAACAGGGAGCACCCGGCCTGAGCCGGAATGCACGGGCTTGACAAATGCCCGCACAGGGGAGCATTTCCCCTATCCCGAGGAGATGATATCATGCGCATACTTTTCGCGTCGCTGCTGTGCCTGTTTCTGGCGGCCTGCTCCGGCATCCCGCTGATGCCAGGCTCCGGCTCCGGCAACACGTTGACCGCCCAGGACGGCTCCTACTCCATAAAACTCGCTCCCGATTGGACCATCAAGGAAAAAGGGGCCGAACATGGCAGGCGCATCGCCGTGCTGGCCCACAAGGATGCGGTGGATTCCGGCAAGGGCTACCCCACCGTGATCGTTCGCGAGGTCCACGAACCGACCCCGCCCGGCGTGCTCGAGCTCATGGCCCGGGACCGCAACCTGGACTTCGGCGAGCTCTGGAACGTCAGCAAGGACAAGTACCAGCAGAAGCAGGCCCTGCTCGACGGTTCGAGCAGGATGCTCTCCTACTGGCTGGCCCCGGTGGACGGCCAGGGCGTGGAGTACTACGCCGCCGTGGTGCTCACGGGTTTCGGGCGCATCGAGATGATCGGCGTGGCCCAGGCGGGCACCGTTCCCAAGTACATGAAGGACTTCAACGCCATGTTCACCTCGCTGGACGTGGACTCCAAGGCGCGCTTCAACCCGGCCCAGGCCGGGGACACGGCCGCATACCTGCAACGGACCTACAGCGCCGCCCTGGCCCGCGAGCAGGAGGGGCTGCGCAGGCTCATGTCCGAGACGGCCGCCTGGGTGACGTCCGGCAACGGGCTCTCCGTGCAGGAGAAGGGCTTCCTCTCCGGGGCCTACGTGCGGGCCACCAGCAAGGCCCTTGAGGCATGCCTGGAGCTGGCCGAGGCCATCACCAAACCCCGCACCGGGGAGACCAAGCCGACCCTGCAGCACCTGGCGGACCGCCTGGACGGCGCCGCCACGGACCTGGAGACCATCCAGCTCAACCTCCGTGAGGACCAGGCCCGAAACGCCGTGGAGAAGAGCGCCACCCGCTCCCGGCGCATGGCAGGCCTTGCGCGTGAGGTGCTCAAGCTGCCTATGTAGGCGCGAGCCACTGAAACAAATTAAGGCCCGGCCGCCCATTCAGGGCGGCCGGGCCTTTCACGTCGATGAAACACGGACTGCGATCTACAAGCCCACGCTGGCCTTGAGCGCGGCCA
This genomic stretch from Fundidesulfovibrio soli harbors:
- a CDS encoding response regulator, with the protein product MILKYPPSPYLRLLIIDPSPDFVMSLRNRLQGLQRFDAICHTAATVAEAWEVLALQRFDVILAGLPLPSPGDTAPADLATVFSAMPVIGFSDSGSSLFLHTSLSENVVMVLPRSQLDNRLLEQSIICAVNRAKVCRQLEIAQSALISSGKRFQNIIVNNADGIVVVDMEGRIRFVNPCAERMFGATAEQLIGDPFGYNLIPDGSMEIALRSRDGRQTTVEMRVVRSRWDGGELVYLASLRDISSRKGLERDLTTMKEAAEAANRAKSQFLANMSHEIRTPMNGILGMSELLLSTELTQKQRDYLDMVRQSAASLMDILNDILDFSKIEAGKLELEDVVFDLTETVRSSVNIFTALAQNRGLTLNCSLAQDLPRLVRGDPGRLRQIVVNLVGNAVKFTGAGSVTVQAEAGGLEADGRFRLCVSVRDTGPGIPRQKLDTIFESFTQADNSSTRKYYGTGLGLAICRHLVERMGGTIGVESEERKGSLFRFEVDLKAVAQPGEQARPEAQTGRPGLPPLVILLAEDNMINQLFATEILEQDGHKVLAVGNGREALEALAKNRVDAVLMDIQMPEMDGLEATRRIRAGEVPGTPRDLPIIAMTAHALKGDRERFLAEGMDVYLSKPVGSEEIHAALHEVLNARSKPQQPLQEKPSTGSEILNVAWLLEKARGNREFLKKLFGVFVDQQPQKFEQMRETLDAGDMAQLAFMAHTLKGGAATMGAEVLKDRAFEVEKAAKAADKALAAQEIGAMEFELEQTMLAMKHFMDQ